The following nucleotide sequence is from Aneurinibacillus soli.
ATATAATGAAGAACACGCTCAATGTTGTATGTGCTCATAGGCTTATTCCGCTCCTACTTTCTCGTTCAGCATCCCATACCCTACTAGCGTCTGGCGAATCTCCTCCTGTAGAGCATTAGATGGCGGTCCCATCGGCAGGCGCAAAGCCGGATTAATCTTGCCCATCATGCCCATCGCTGCTTTTAACGGTCCTGGATTCGTGTCTTTAAACAATACATCATTGAGCGGCATAAGCTTGTAGTGCAGGTCAATCGCCGCTTCTACATCTCCCGCAGCCCACAAATTATAGATATCTGCCACTTCCTTCGGAGCAACATTAGCCGTAGCGCTTACATGTCCCGCTCCTCCAATGGCGAGCATCGGATAGCAAAGAAGTTCAATCCCTGAATACAGCAGGAAATCACGGCCACAGTTAAGCAGTACCCGATTGATATGCTCAAAGTCTTTATTCGATTCTTTCACACCAATGATGTTTTTGCAGTCTTCTGACAGGCGCGCAAGCGTTTTCACTTCTAGGTTTGTAGCGGTACGTCCCGGAATATTGTAGATAATAACCGGAATATCAACCGAGTTCGCGATAATTTTGAAATGGTTATACAGCGCCTGCTGGTTCGGCTTGTTGTAAT
It contains:
- the hpaI gene encoding 2,4-dihydroxyhept-2-ene-1,7-dioic acid aldolase, translated to MYQEAKQKLRGSIAPIVTPFDEKMNVDYDAIKSLIEWHIESGSHGISVTGTTGEPSSLTIEEREQVMETAIKTAAGRVPVVPGTGSTNHAEALHLTKRAQEMGADAAMVIVPYYNKPNQQALYNHFKIIANSVDIPVIIYNIPGRTATNLEVKTLARLSEDCKNIIGVKESNKDFEHINRVLLNCGRDFLLYSGIELLCYPMLAIGGAGHVSATANVAPKEVADIYNLWAAGDVEAAIDLHYKLMPLNDVLFKDTNPGPLKAAMGMMGKINPALRLPMGPPSNALQEEIRQTLVGYGMLNEKVGAE